The following coding sequences lie in one Heyndrickxia oleronia genomic window:
- a CDS encoding acyl carrier protein has protein sequence MADVLERVTKIIVDRLGVEESKVTLEASFKDDLGADSLDVVELVMELEDEFDMEISDDDAEKIATVGDAVNYIQAQA, from the coding sequence ATGGCAGACGTATTAGAACGTGTAACGAAAATTATCGTGGATCGTTTAGGTGTAGAAGAATCTAAAGTTACTTTAGAAGCTTCTTTTAAAGACGATTTAGGCGCAGATTCCCTTGATGTAGTTGAATTAGTAATGGAACTTGAGGACGAATTTGACATGGAAATTTCTGACGATGATGCTGAAAAAATCGCAACAGTGGGTGACGCTGTTAATTACATACAAGCTCAAGCATAA